One window of Magnetovibrio sp. genomic DNA carries:
- a CDS encoding class I SAM-dependent methyltransferase, which produces MSNTDTPLPQSDKSVRHLRITQPSPWVSRWAHLIETSGTVLDLAAGGGRHGRLFLDRGHTVTFVDRTAEPLADLRGHERAEVIEADLEDGSPWPLAERRFDAVVVVNYLHRELFERIIASLKPGGVLIYETFARGNEDFTRPRNPDHLLKSGELLQIVHGQLQVVAYEHGLVQGADITGVKQRLCAINDLSASIREDGEPPAHEISRV; this is translated from the coding sequence CCGTTCGGCACCTGAGAATCACTCAGCCCTCGCCGTGGGTTAGCCGTTGGGCACATCTGATCGAGACCAGCGGAACGGTCTTGGATCTCGCCGCGGGCGGCGGGCGTCATGGGCGATTGTTTTTGGACCGCGGTCACACCGTCACGTTCGTCGACCGCACCGCCGAGCCCTTGGCGGATTTGCGCGGCCATGAACGGGCGGAAGTGATCGAGGCCGACTTGGAAGACGGCTCACCCTGGCCGTTGGCAGAGCGGCGCTTCGACGCCGTGGTGGTGGTGAATTACCTGCACCGCGAGCTGTTCGAGCGCATCATTGCCAGCCTGAAACCCGGTGGGGTGCTGATCTACGAGACGTTCGCGCGCGGCAACGAAGACTTCACCCGCCCGCGCAATCCCGACCATCTGTTGAAATCCGGCGAGCTTTTGCAGATCGTGCACGGACAATTGCAGGTGGTCGCCTACGAGCACGGCCTGGTCCAGGGTGCGGACATCACCGGCGTCAAGCAACGGCTGTGCGCGATCAACGACTTGTCGGCATCAATCCGCGAAGACGGCGAACCGCCCGCTCACGAAATATCGCGGGTGTGA
- a CDS encoding carbon-nitrogen hydrolase family protein, which yields MSEFYPPFKAACVQVNTSDDMAENIEEACQQARMAAMLGAELVLFPENVAMMTFGAEAIRANARVQGEHPAIPAFSALARELDIWLHGGTLAIKVGDKIANRAFVFSPDGEIAATYDKIHMFDVDLEGGESYRESATFSPGSETVMAQLPWGGLGLSTCYDVRFPYLYRALANRGATMLAVPAAFTVPTGQAHWHVLLRARAIENGCYVFAPGQTGTHAGGRQTYGHSLIIDPWGEVLEDAGEAPGIIIADIDPARVLQARAMVPSLTHTRDIS from the coding sequence GTGAGCGAATTTTACCCGCCCTTTAAAGCCGCCTGCGTTCAGGTCAACACCAGCGACGACATGGCCGAAAACATCGAAGAGGCCTGTCAGCAAGCGCGCATGGCGGCGATGCTGGGCGCGGAATTGGTTCTGTTTCCCGAAAACGTCGCGATGATGACGTTCGGCGCCGAGGCGATCCGTGCCAATGCGCGGGTGCAGGGCGAGCACCCGGCCATTCCCGCGTTCAGCGCCTTGGCCCGGGAACTCGACATCTGGCTGCACGGCGGCACGTTGGCGATCAAGGTCGGCGACAAAATCGCCAACCGCGCCTTCGTCTTTTCCCCCGACGGGGAAATTGCTGCGACCTACGACAAGATCCACATGTTCGACGTCGATTTGGAAGGTGGGGAAAGCTATCGCGAATCGGCGACCTTCAGTCCCGGTTCCGAGACGGTGATGGCACAATTGCCGTGGGGCGGTCTGGGGTTGAGCACGTGTTACGACGTGCGCTTTCCGTATCTCTATCGCGCCTTGGCCAACCGCGGCGCAACGATGCTGGCGGTTCCGGCGGCGTTCACGGTGCCGACCGGCCAGGCGCACTGGCACGTTTTGTTGCGTGCGCGCGCCATCGAAAACGGTTGCTACGTGTTCGCCCCCGGACAAACCGGCACCCATGCCGGCGGGCGGCAAACCTACGGTCATTCCCTGATCATCGATCCGTGGGGCGAGGTGTTGGAAGACGCCGGCGAGGCCCCCGGCATCATCATCGCCGATATCGACCCGGCCCGCGTGCTGCAAGCCCGCGCCATGGTGCCGTCGTTAACTCACACCCGCGATATTTCGTGA
- the grxC gene encoding glutaredoxin 3, with the protein MAKIEIYTTPVCPYCIRAKALLNKKGVKYEEFNVMMDRNLRKEMEQRTGGHTVPQIIIDGKPIGGCDDMFELDFDGELDTMIGVE; encoded by the coding sequence ATGGCTAAAATCGAAATCTACACCACCCCCGTTTGTCCCTATTGCATCCGCGCCAAGGCGCTGTTGAATAAGAAGGGCGTTAAGTACGAAGAATTCAACGTGATGATGGATCGCAACTTGCGCAAGGAAATGGAACAGCGCACCGGTGGGCACACGGTGCCGCAGATCATCATCGACGGCAAGCCGATCGGCGGCTGCGACGACATGTTCGAACTCGACTTCGACGGCGAATTGGACACCATGATCGGCGTGGAGTAA
- a CDS encoding ComF family protein: MFSPFRRIIDLVLPPTCQGCGAQVAEAQTLCATCWAQLTFLGAACCDACAHPFDYEVPAQTLCGACVQNAPPFDRARAAVLYDDRSRDLVLGFKHADRTEAAQLYAKWMFAAGRDLVADADVIVPVPLHWTRLFARRYNQSALLAHGLGKLGGKAVLADAMVRKRQTPSQGRLGRIARARNVQGAFGVNPRHRDKLKGKRALLIDDVYTTGATLRAAAKVLKRAGCAGVDVLVLARVVRGFV; encoded by the coding sequence GTGTTTTCACCGTTCCGACGCATCATAGATCTGGTGCTGCCGCCGACGTGTCAGGGCTGCGGCGCGCAGGTGGCGGAGGCGCAAACCCTGTGCGCAACGTGCTGGGCGCAACTGACGTTCTTGGGCGCGGCATGCTGCGACGCCTGCGCGCATCCGTTTGATTATGAGGTTCCGGCGCAGACGCTGTGCGGGGCGTGCGTGCAAAATGCGCCGCCGTTCGACCGCGCCCGCGCAGCGGTGCTCTACGACGATCGTTCCCGCGATCTGGTGTTGGGTTTCAAACACGCCGACCGTACCGAAGCGGCGCAGCTGTACGCCAAATGGATGTTCGCGGCCGGTCGCGACCTGGTGGCGGATGCCGACGTGATCGTGCCGGTGCCGTTGCATTGGACGCGGCTGTTTGCGCGGCGATACAACCAATCCGCCTTGCTCGCCCATGGGCTCGGCAAGTTGGGGGGGAAGGCGGTGCTCGCCGACGCCATGGTGCGCAAACGCCAAACTCCCAGTCAGGGGCGGCTCGGACGTATCGCCCGGGCGCGCAACGTGCAAGGTGCGTTCGGCGTGAATCCACGCCATCGCGACAAACTGAAAGGCAAACGGGCCCTGCTGATCGATGACGTCTACACCACCGGGGCGACCTTGCGCGCGGCGGCCAAGGTCTTGAAACGCGCGGGCTGCGCGGGAGTCGACGTGCTGGTCCTGGCGCGCGTGGTTCGGGGCTTTGTTTGA